In a single window of the Blastopirellula retiformator genome:
- a CDS encoding slipin family protein, with protein MTTMMFNQLIQIQTYEAGLHFVDGEFVGVLAPGRHRLWSVFRKQTVDIVSRRDPWLRHDKLDVIARSGLLGDQAVVVDLTEHERAIVMIDGRFDRILKPGLYVYWNGQRKVEIERYDAQDVRLQRNHLSRIARESLVRAALDVCEVQRFHRGVLFYDGKYVETLDPGVYAFWRETVDARVVEIDLREQTLDVAGQEIMTADKVTLRLNLVATYRVVDPLKAAAATLDVAQALYRETQLAARAVIGARELEVFLSEKENVADEIAAIARRRAETLGLELITVGVRDVILPGEMKDLLNKVTQAKKAAEANLIFRREETAAMRSQANTARLLADNPTLMRLRELEVLEKIAAEGKLNVVVGERGLADRIVNLL; from the coding sequence ATGACGACGATGATGTTTAACCAGCTAATTCAAATCCAAACGTACGAAGCGGGCCTGCACTTTGTCGACGGCGAATTCGTCGGCGTGCTCGCTCCGGGGCGTCATCGCTTGTGGAGCGTCTTCCGCAAGCAAACGGTCGATATCGTCTCGCGGCGCGATCCGTGGCTGCGTCACGACAAGCTCGACGTGATTGCTCGCAGCGGTTTGCTGGGCGATCAGGCCGTGGTCGTCGACCTGACCGAGCACGAGCGGGCCATCGTGATGATCGACGGCCGTTTCGACCGGATCCTGAAGCCGGGCCTGTACGTCTACTGGAACGGTCAGCGCAAGGTCGAGATCGAGCGGTACGACGCGCAAGACGTTCGTCTGCAGCGTAACCACCTGTCGCGCATCGCCCGCGAGTCACTGGTTCGCGCGGCGCTCGACGTCTGCGAAGTGCAGCGGTTCCACCGCGGCGTGCTGTTTTACGACGGCAAGTACGTCGAGACGCTCGACCCAGGCGTTTACGCGTTCTGGCGCGAGACGGTCGACGCCCGCGTCGTCGAGATCGACCTGCGCGAGCAGACGCTTGACGTCGCCGGTCAAGAGATCATGACGGCCGACAAGGTGACGCTGCGGCTGAACCTGGTCGCGACCTACCGCGTGGTCGATCCGCTAAAGGCGGCGGCCGCAACGCTCGACGTGGCGCAGGCCTTGTACCGCGAGACGCAGCTCGCCGCTCGGGCGGTGATCGGCGCTCGCGAACTGGAGGTCTTCTTGTCGGAGAAGGAAAACGTCGCCGACGAGATTGCCGCGATCGCTCGTCGCCGGGCTGAAACGCTTGGTCTAGAGTTGATCACGGTGGGCGTACGCGATGTGATCTTGCCTGGCGAGATGAAGGACCTGCTGAACAAGGTGACGCAGGCCAAGAAGGCGGCGGAGGCGAACCTGATCTTCCGGCGGGAAGAGACGGCCGCGATGCGCAGCCAGGCGAACACCGCACGGCTATTGGCCGATAATCCCACGCTAATGCGACTGCGTGAGCTGGAGGTCTTGGAGAAGATCGCCGCTGAGGGCAAGCTGAACGTGGTGGTTGGCGAGCGCGGCTTGGCCGATCGGATCGTGAACCTGTTGTAG
- a CDS encoding DUF1501 domain-containing protein, whose translation MSIPNTNRRNFLKQSAAAAGALAMAGGVPLLANEGEHAHPAVPMGKAEHCIMVWLGGGAAQIDTWDPKAKGDAKAKKAGAYYDAIDTAVPGLQVCEHLKRCAPLMERFNPVRTVNHHVIDEHAAATNFMHTGRDTSGTIVYPSIGSVVAHQRGAASDIAPAYMLIGYPNVTRGPGFFGSAAGYVYLTDTAQGPSGLARMPHISDSRAARRENVLEKLRSRYLTKAEEKKLVADYAEAGQAALRLSGPEFMKAFELENEPDALRNKYGGEFGQRCLLSRRLVERGVRFIEVSHNLNFVNGTGWDTHNEGQLNQHLLIQELDGAISTLVTDLEEKKLLDKTLIVISSEFGRPAQFDGGGGRGHHGGAFTVVLAGGGLQTGKAIGVTDHLAMKIEDRPVSVPDMFATIYQTLGINPYEELYAGDRPVPITDGGTPIAELFS comes from the coding sequence ATGTCCATTCCCAATACCAATCGACGTAATTTCCTGAAGCAATCGGCCGCCGCGGCTGGCGCCCTGGCGATGGCTGGCGGCGTTCCGCTGTTGGCCAATGAAGGCGAACATGCTCATCCCGCCGTGCCGATGGGCAAGGCCGAGCATTGCATCATGGTCTGGCTCGGCGGTGGCGCCGCCCAGATCGATACCTGGGACCCGAAGGCCAAAGGAGACGCCAAGGCCAAGAAGGCTGGCGCCTACTACGACGCGATCGATACCGCGGTCCCCGGTCTGCAGGTCTGCGAACATCTGAAGCGTTGTGCGCCGCTGATGGAACGCTTTAACCCGGTGCGGACCGTCAATCACCATGTGATTGACGAGCACGCAGCGGCGACCAACTTCATGCACACCGGTCGCGACACCTCCGGAACGATCGTCTATCCGTCGATCGGTTCGGTCGTCGCGCATCAGCGCGGCGCCGCCAGCGACATCGCCCCGGCTTATATGCTGATCGGTTATCCGAACGTTACCCGCGGTCCTGGCTTTTTTGGCTCCGCCGCCGGTTACGTTTATCTGACCGATACGGCGCAAGGCCCCAGCGGTCTGGCTCGCATGCCGCACATCTCCGACAGCCGCGCGGCGCGTCGCGAGAACGTGCTCGAGAAACTCCGCAGCCGCTATCTGACCAAGGCCGAAGAGAAGAAGCTGGTCGCCGACTACGCCGAAGCGGGTCAGGCGGCGCTGCGGCTCTCGGGGCCCGAGTTCATGAAGGCGTTCGAGCTGGAGAACGAACCGGACGCGCTGCGTAACAAGTATGGCGGCGAGTTTGGTCAGCGCTGTCTGTTGTCGCGCCGGCTGGTTGAACGGGGCGTCCGCTTTATCGAAGTCTCACACAACCTGAACTTCGTCAACGGCACCGGTTGGGATACGCACAACGAAGGTCAGTTGAACCAGCATCTGCTGATTCAGGAACTGGACGGTGCGATTTCGACGCTGGTGACCGACCTGGAAGAAAAGAAGCTGCTCGACAAGACGCTGATCGTCATCTCCAGCGAGTTCGGCCGCCCGGCCCAGTTCGATGGCGGCGGCGGTCGCGGTCACCACGGCGGCGCCTTTACGGTCGTCTTGGCTGGCGGCGGTTTGCAAACCGGCAAAGCGATCGGCGTGACCGACCACCTGGCGATGAAGATCGAAGATCGTCCCGTTTCGGTCCCCGATATGTTTGCGACGATCTACCAGACGCTCGGCATCAATCCGTACGAAGAACTGTACGCCGGCGATCGCCCAGTGCCGATCACCGACGGCGGAACTCCGATTGCCGAGCTGTTCAGCTAG
- a CDS encoding DUF1553 domain-containing protein has product MYLSFDADDLAKIQNEAPQGPKFSAAEHGPVKLTLGAAAPQYPLFDVDNRALELPKTPARMVIDDPGAESPLDFAAGDPITIEAWVSPQHRAGSYIYIIGKGRTHRAGFSPDNQNWSLRLCGNSSVGISFLYRDADNANYHRWDSEQVIAVGDGWHHVAVTYVFGEKGSLKGFIDGKPVKGKWDMGGDTGAAPMVDDDQVWIGSAMGGSPGSTFHGQIDEVALYRSVLSNEAIKKRFRYEAPKPTFDVTQLPADAVRVELYEGVPNRKSWDFRQPRFIEAYEIPAFAFLDARQKYNGNGVRIDRPNPYLLRAAGRVTLPKGEHRMLTRSRNSARVYIDGELQVTTPFHNISSSAHGSVVDPDRSLAPNIRPLQRGDQEKVITIEGDGQEHIVAFEMIVGGGNRRQTFGESSVSIATPEGDFHLLSPRDEFQIAITDETWLPFAADQRQMYRDLDFRRRAEIDEARPYWEKRHTYAKKYVAGLEPVEVPSVAELADPYQQTAKIDIDRFLNVQLADAGEEPTAPISDLAFLRRLSLDVIGQIPTPELIAQYQKQPAGERRTWAINRLLADQGWADHWVGYWQDALAENPNLVNPTLNNTGPFRWYLYEAFLDNKPFDRMVTELVMMEGSTRLGGAAGFGIASQNDSPMAAKAFVLGQAFLGVQMKCARCHDAPYHDIAQADLFGMGAMLNRSQISVPKSSTVPGGGREGIVKSMLKPGQKITPHWAFEQLTADPDDAYLNDADDSREQLALLMTAPENSRFAQVIVNRVWKRLMGVGFVEMVDDWETADPSHPELLEYLARDFVANGYDLKHLARQIVSSDAYQRTSIEPSPFGFDFAGPATRRMTAEQIVDSLFVACEKPLDAGPLNIDLDGSRSSSNSTDFGVPTRAWEFISLSNERDRPSLAKPFAAPFVATMESFGWTGARQNPIAQREKEPNVLQPAILANGELGERFTRLSDDSVFTEMALEDVKLDDLTRRLFMRVLTREPDAEELAIFRELLSPGYESRRVDALIVKRPPLPRGLVSWTNHLDPRANEIVVELEHVVRKGDLPTQRLTPEWRTRMEDALWALLNTPEFVFVP; this is encoded by the coding sequence TTGTATCTGTCATTCGACGCCGACGATTTGGCGAAGATTCAGAACGAAGCGCCGCAAGGGCCGAAATTTTCGGCTGCCGAACATGGTCCGGTCAAGCTGACCCTGGGCGCCGCCGCGCCCCAGTATCCGCTGTTTGACGTCGACAACCGAGCGCTCGAGTTGCCGAAGACGCCCGCGCGGATGGTGATCGATGATCCAGGCGCCGAGAGCCCGCTCGACTTCGCCGCCGGCGACCCAATCACGATCGAAGCGTGGGTCTCTCCGCAGCATCGCGCCGGCAGCTATATCTATATCATTGGCAAGGGGCGGACCCATCGCGCCGGTTTTTCGCCCGACAATCAAAACTGGTCGCTGCGTCTGTGCGGCAATAGCTCGGTTGGCATCAGTTTCTTGTATCGCGACGCCGACAACGCCAATTATCACCGCTGGGACAGCGAGCAGGTGATTGCCGTCGGCGATGGTTGGCATCATGTCGCCGTGACGTATGTCTTTGGCGAGAAGGGTTCGCTCAAGGGTTTCATCGACGGCAAGCCGGTCAAAGGCAAATGGGACATGGGCGGCGACACCGGCGCCGCGCCGATGGTCGACGACGATCAGGTTTGGATCGGTTCGGCGATGGGCGGTTCGCCTGGCAGCACGTTCCATGGCCAGATTGACGAAGTCGCGCTCTACCGCAGCGTCCTCTCGAACGAAGCGATCAAGAAGCGTTTCCGCTACGAGGCGCCGAAGCCGACCTTCGACGTGACGCAACTGCCAGCGGATGCCGTTCGCGTCGAGTTGTACGAAGGGGTGCCGAATCGCAAGTCGTGGGACTTCCGCCAGCCTCGTTTCATCGAAGCGTATGAGATTCCGGCCTTCGCCTTCCTCGACGCTCGCCAAAAGTACAACGGCAACGGCGTTCGCATCGACCGCCCCAATCCGTATCTGTTGCGTGCGGCTGGTCGCGTGACGCTGCCCAAAGGCGAGCATCGGATGTTGACCCGCTCGCGGAACTCGGCCCGCGTCTACATCGACGGCGAACTGCAGGTTACCACGCCGTTTCACAACATCAGCAGTTCGGCCCACGGTTCGGTGGTCGATCCGGATCGTTCGCTGGCCCCCAACATTCGCCCGCTGCAGCGTGGCGATCAAGAGAAAGTGATCACGATCGAAGGTGACGGCCAAGAGCATATCGTCGCGTTCGAGATGATCGTTGGCGGCGGCAATCGTCGTCAGACGTTTGGCGAATCGTCGGTCAGCATCGCCACGCCGGAAGGAGACTTCCATCTCCTCTCGCCGCGGGATGAGTTTCAGATCGCGATCACCGATGAGACCTGGCTGCCGTTCGCCGCGGATCAGCGTCAAATGTACCGCGATCTCGATTTTCGTCGCCGCGCCGAGATCGACGAAGCGCGACCCTACTGGGAAAAACGTCACACCTACGCGAAAAAATATGTGGCCGGGCTCGAGCCGGTCGAAGTTCCTTCGGTCGCTGAATTGGCCGATCCGTATCAACAAACCGCGAAGATCGACATCGATCGCTTCTTGAACGTGCAGCTGGCCGACGCTGGCGAAGAGCCGACGGCGCCGATCAGCGACCTCGCATTTTTACGGCGGTTGTCGCTGGACGTCATCGGTCAGATTCCGACGCCCGAACTGATCGCTCAATACCAGAAGCAGCCTGCCGGCGAGCGCCGCACCTGGGCGATTAATCGTCTGCTGGCTGACCAAGGCTGGGCTGATCACTGGGTGGGATATTGGCAAGACGCGCTGGCCGAAAACCCGAATCTGGTGAATCCGACGCTCAACAACACCGGCCCGTTCCGCTGGTACCTGTACGAAGCGTTCCTCGACAACAAGCCGTTCGATCGCATGGTGACCGAACTGGTGATGATGGAAGGGAGCACGCGTTTGGGCGGGGCGGCTGGTTTCGGCATCGCTTCGCAAAATGACTCGCCGATGGCGGCCAAGGCGTTTGTGCTTGGTCAGGCGTTCCTCGGCGTGCAGATGAAGTGCGCCCGCTGCCATGACGCGCCGTATCACGATATCGCTCAGGCCGACCTGTTCGGCATGGGGGCGATGCTCAATCGGAGCCAGATTTCGGTTCCCAAGTCGAGCACCGTGCCCGGCGGCGGTCGTGAAGGAATCGTCAAGTCAATGCTAAAGCCGGGGCAGAAGATCACGCCCCATTGGGCCTTCGAGCAACTGACGGCCGATCCCGACGACGCTTACTTGAATGACGCCGACGATTCGCGCGAGCAATTGGCGCTGTTGATGACCGCGCCCGAAAACTCTCGCTTCGCCCAGGTGATCGTCAACCGCGTCTGGAAGCGGCTGATGGGAGTCGGCTTTGTCGAGATGGTCGACGACTGGGAAACCGCCGATCCGAGCCACCCAGAACTGTTGGAATATCTGGCCCGCGACTTTGTCGCCAATGGCTACGACTTGAAGCATCTGGCGCGACAGATCGTCTCGTCCGACGCCTATCAGCGGACTTCGATCGAGCCGTCGCCGTTTGGCTTCGATTTCGCCGGTCCGGCGACTCGCCGGATGACGGCCGAGCAGATCGTCGACTCGTTGTTCGTCGCCTGTGAGAAGCCGCTCGACGCAGGCCCGCTGAACATCGACCTCGACGGCTCGCGATCTAGCAGCAATTCGACCGACTTCGGCGTCCCGACTCGCGCCTGGGAGTTCATTTCGCTCTCCAACGAGCGCGATCGTCCGAGTCTGGCCAAGCCGTTCGCGGCGCCGTTTGTGGCGACGATGGAATCGTTCGGTTGGACCGGCGCTCGCCAAAATCCGATCGCCCAGCGTGAGAAAGAGCCGAACGTGTTGCAGCCGGCGATTTTGGCCAACGGTGAATTGGGCGAACGTTTTACGCGTCTCAGCGACGATAGCGTCTTTACCGAGATGGCCCTGGAAGACGTCAAGCTGGATGATCTAACGCGTCGCCTGTTCATGCGAGTGCTAACCCGCGAGCCGGACGCCGAAGAATTGGCGATCTTCCGCGAGCTCCTCTCGCCGGGCTACGAATCCCGTCGCGTTGACGCTCTGATCGTCAAGCGTCCGCCGTTGCCGCGCGGGCTGGTCTCGTGGACCAACCACTTGGATCCTCGCGCCAACGAAATCGTCGTCGAACTGGAGCACGTCGTGCGGAAAGGCGATTTGCCGACGCAGCGACTGACTCCTGAGTGGCGAACTCGGATGGAAGACGCGCTCTGGGCGCTGTTGAATACGCCGGAATTCGTCTTCGTCCCGTAA
- a CDS encoding cytochrome-c peroxidase gives MKRQLSGALAIAAIACTTCLFADEPAAKSNNVTLGDPSLTAGIPGEGPLEIAELKKWLADPANRETLEVELPYGIAAQAGNITGIDKNPMTRAKIELGRQLYFDKRLSVDQTISCADCHHPNSGWAKETQFGVGILGQQGNRNSPVSFNRILSGPQFWDGRAATLEDQAVGPIANPIEMGFTHDACILCLKEIPGYVLQFKEIFGDEEITIDEVGKAIATFERAIVTGPAPYDYYEVQRTFENQLGDDIEYLEEDDPDLYKKYTAAVDGAKEMSESARRGREIFFSEKGKCTACHAGANFTDELYHNLGVGMEVEKPDLGRYEVTKEEKDKGAFKTPTLRNIAQTGPYMHDGSQKTLMEVVEWYAKGGHPNPYLSDKVKKLDLTEQDKKDLVAFMESLTGEFPAVETERLPK, from the coding sequence ATGAAACGCCAACTATCGGGCGCGCTAGCGATTGCTGCCATCGCTTGTACGACCTGTCTGTTCGCCGACGAGCCAGCCGCTAAATCGAACAACGTCACCCTGGGCGATCCGTCGCTGACCGCCGGCATCCCAGGCGAAGGTCCGCTGGAAATCGCCGAGCTGAAGAAATGGCTCGCCGATCCCGCCAACCGCGAAACGCTGGAAGTCGAATTGCCCTACGGCATCGCCGCCCAGGCCGGCAACATCACCGGGATCGACAAGAACCCGATGACCCGCGCCAAGATCGAGCTCGGCCGCCAACTCTACTTCGACAAGCGCCTCTCGGTCGATCAAACGATCAGCTGCGCCGATTGTCATCATCCCAACAGCGGCTGGGCGAAAGAAACGCAGTTCGGCGTCGGCATTCTAGGGCAGCAAGGCAATCGTAACTCGCCGGTCAGTTTTAACCGCATCCTAAGCGGTCCGCAGTTTTGGGACGGTCGGGCGGCGACGCTCGAAGACCAGGCGGTCGGACCGATCGCAAACCCGATCGAAATGGGTTTCACGCATGACGCCTGCATTCTCTGCCTGAAAGAGATCCCGGGCTACGTGCTGCAGTTCAAAGAGATCTTTGGCGACGAAGAGATCACGATCGACGAAGTCGGTAAGGCGATCGCCACGTTTGAGCGTGCCATCGTCACCGGTCCGGCGCCGTACGACTACTACGAAGTGCAGCGGACGTTCGAGAACCAACTGGGCGACGACATCGAATACCTGGAAGAAGACGATCCCGATCTGTACAAGAAGTACACCGCCGCCGTTGATGGGGCGAAGGAAATGTCGGAATCGGCTCGCCGTGGTCGTGAGATCTTCTTCAGCGAAAAAGGAAAGTGCACCGCCTGTCACGCTGGCGCCAACTTCACCGACGAGTTGTACCACAACCTCGGCGTCGGCATGGAGGTTGAGAAGCCGGATCTGGGACGCTACGAAGTGACCAAGGAAGAAAAGGACAAGGGCGCCTTCAAGACCCCGACCCTGCGTAACATCGCTCAGACCGGCCCGTACATGCATGACGGCAGCCAAAAGACGCTGATGGAAGTGGTCGAGTGGTACGCCAAGGGAGGCCACCCCAATCCGTACCTGAGCGACAAGGTCAAAAAGCTAGACCTGACCGAGCAGGACAAGAAAGACCTGGTCGCCTTCATGGAATCGCTGACCGGCGAGTTCCCCGCCGTTGAGACGGAACGCTTGCCGAAGTAG
- a CDS encoding peroxiredoxin, with protein sequence MSVLVTKEAPDFKATAVTETGEFKEVSLSDYKGKYVLLFFYPLDFTFVCPTEIIAFSDRIEDFKALGVQVLGCSIDSHFSHLAWRNTPRGEGGIGDIQYPLVADLDKSIATKYDVLLPGGISLRGLFLIDKDGVVRHQVVNDLPLGRSVDEALRMVKALQFFETNGEVCPANWKEGARTIKPTPTDSKEFFGAEYAG encoded by the coding sequence ATGAGCGTATTGGTCACGAAAGAAGCCCCTGATTTCAAAGCCACCGCGGTGACCGAGACCGGCGAATTCAAAGAAGTCAGCCTGTCGGACTACAAAGGCAAGTACGTCCTGCTCTTCTTCTATCCGCTCGACTTCACCTTCGTCTGCCCGACCGAAATCATTGCGTTCTCGGATCGCATTGAAGACTTCAAGGCGCTGGGCGTGCAGGTCTTGGGTTGCTCGATCGACAGCCACTTCTCGCACCTGGCTTGGCGCAACACGCCTCGTGGCGAAGGCGGTATCGGCGACATCCAGTACCCGCTGGTCGCTGACCTCGACAAGAGCATCGCCACCAAGTACGACGTCTTGCTGCCGGGCGGCATCTCGCTTCGCGGTCTGTTCCTGATCGACAAAGACGGCGTCGTCCGTCACCAGGTGGTCAACGACCTGCCGCTGGGTCGTAGCGTCGACGAAGCTCTCCGCATGGTCAAAGCCCTGCAGTTCTTCGAGACCAACGGCGAAGTTTGCCCTGCTAACTGGAAGGAAGGGGCTCGCACGATCAAACCGACCCCGACCGATTCGAAAGAATTTTTCGGCGCCGAATACGCCGGCTAG
- a CDS encoding NPCBM/NEW2 domain-containing protein, with amino-acid sequence MLPVKSLAGCCLLVLTFASLVAAEDLTPQQEIDQLVPQAMKILQQWEQTDPVAGDRKLHVVYWTPNDREPAPRYRERLSEILLNIQNFYATEMSRFGFGPRTIQLDLAEDGLVNLHVVTGEGPYKQYDTPDGRRIRQECIPTLREAGINPDEETIVIFCNMSNWDPEKRTIRQNSPYYAGGSPTGGNAWQVDSPILELSSLANKGDNVRDGQYGDISLGKYNSIFIGGVCHELGHSLGLPHCKERPDQKEAFGTALMGSGNRSYGDDLRGEGRGTFLTLAHGLKLASHPQFSGSIKGLSSKSDAQVEILDVEEVDGAVQLTGRVTANPPTYAVLGYLDPDGHSNYDANTAVAVPNEAGEFTLRYRPLTPNFQGRIRIDVCQVNGAATTYAGDNSRWGFDLTTDSNAKPQLKTIRQKLKLLPLIEAVKSKDEKRIAELREQLAAADDKLVAEVAKRLSAPSKAKRPYISPLYVPKEVTEVPLSDCQPETAHVGYGRVAYDHVPGDQMLMEARGRIFPHGIWAHAPAQHTYDLGGAWDNFSGTVGLAGTDGSVVFVINADGKELYRSPKIEAGRLHDFWVEVTDAARLELVVEDGGDGNTRDWAMWLEPVLGR; translated from the coding sequence ATGTTGCCAGTCAAGTCTCTCGCCGGTTGCTGCCTGCTCGTTCTCACTTTCGCGTCGCTAGTCGCGGCCGAAGATCTCACTCCCCAACAAGAGATCGACCAGCTCGTTCCCCAGGCGATGAAAATCCTGCAGCAGTGGGAGCAAACCGATCCGGTCGCTGGAGATCGCAAACTGCACGTCGTCTACTGGACTCCCAATGATCGCGAGCCGGCGCCTCGTTACCGCGAACGCCTGTCGGAGATCTTGCTGAACATTCAAAACTTCTACGCCACGGAAATGTCGCGGTTTGGTTTTGGGCCGCGGACGATTCAGCTCGACTTGGCGGAAGACGGCCTGGTCAACCTACACGTCGTCACCGGCGAAGGACCGTACAAGCAGTACGACACGCCCGATGGTCGCCGCATTCGCCAAGAGTGCATCCCGACGCTGCGAGAGGCCGGCATCAATCCTGACGAAGAGACGATCGTCATCTTCTGCAATATGTCGAACTGGGACCCCGAAAAGCGAACCATTCGCCAGAACAGTCCCTACTATGCCGGCGGCAGTCCGACCGGCGGCAACGCCTGGCAAGTCGATTCGCCGATTCTCGAGTTGTCGTCGCTGGCCAACAAAGGGGACAACGTCCGCGATGGCCAGTATGGCGACATCTCGCTGGGTAAGTACAACTCGATCTTCATTGGCGGCGTTTGCCACGAACTGGGACACTCGCTCGGCCTGCCCCATTGCAAGGAACGCCCCGACCAGAAAGAAGCGTTCGGTACGGCGCTGATGGGGTCGGGCAATCGCAGCTACGGCGATGATCTGCGGGGCGAAGGTCGCGGTACGTTTCTGACGCTGGCTCATGGGCTGAAGTTGGCGTCGCACCCGCAGTTCTCCGGTTCGATCAAAGGTCTTAGCTCCAAGAGCGACGCCCAAGTAGAGATCCTGGATGTGGAAGAAGTGGACGGCGCCGTGCAGTTGACCGGCCGCGTCACCGCCAACCCGCCCACCTATGCTGTGCTGGGGTATCTCGATCCGGACGGACATAGCAACTACGACGCCAACACGGCGGTTGCTGTGCCCAACGAAGCGGGCGAGTTCACTTTGCGCTATCGTCCGCTGACGCCCAATTTTCAGGGGCGGATACGGATCGACGTGTGTCAGGTCAATGGCGCCGCGACGACCTACGCCGGCGATAATTCGCGGTGGGGATTCGACCTGACGACCGATAGCAACGCCAAGCCGCAATTGAAGACGATTCGTCAAAAGCTGAAACTGCTGCCGCTGATCGAAGCGGTGAAGTCGAAAGACGAGAAGCGCATCGCCGAGCTACGCGAACAGCTAGCGGCTGCGGACGACAAGCTGGTTGCCGAAGTCGCCAAACGCTTGTCGGCGCCCAGTAAAGCGAAGCGTCCCTATATTTCGCCGCTGTACGTGCCGAAGGAAGTGACCGAAGTTCCGCTTTCCGATTGTCAGCCCGAAACGGCGCATGTCGGGTATGGCCGCGTGGCCTACGATCACGTTCCCGGCGATCAGATGTTGATGGAAGCTCGCGGTCGGATTTTCCCCCACGGCATCTGGGCTCATGCTCCGGCGCAGCACACCTACGACCTGGGCGGCGCTTGGGATAACTTCTCCGGCACGGTAGGACTGGCCGGAACCGACGGTTCGGTCGTCTTTGTGATCAACGCGGATGGAAAAGAGCTCTATCGTAGTCCCAAAATCGAGGCGGGCCGGTTGCACGACTTTTGGGTCGAAGTGACCGACGCCGCTCGATTGGAACTGGTCGTCGAAGATGGCGGCGACGGCAATACCCGCGACTGGGCGATGTGGTTGGAACCGGTGTTGGGGCGGTAG